A region of the Clostridium estertheticum subsp. estertheticum genome:
GATAGTTTATGGTACATACTCCCCATTTCCAAATAACGAGCATATATATCTTTCTTATTTCCAAACTTTAATAGTGAATCTAAAGATAAATTCATGTACATCTCTGCACTAGATGAACTCCCTTGCCTATCAAGAATAATAGCTTTATAATAATAACTTTTTTCTATAAACTTAATATCATCTAAATTAATCGCATAGTTTAATACTTCATCAGAAATATTCTGTGCAAGTTCCACTACATCATTTTTAATAAGTTCTTCAACACAATTAAGCATAAATTCGACTAGTCCTACCTTATCATCTCTAGGATATACGCTTAACCCCTGACTTATATAGTCAATTGCTTTTTCTTTCATATTACAGTCAAACATGGTTGACCCATAATTGAAAATAGCCATTGCCTTATAAGATAACTTATCTTTATATAACTCATATGACTTTTGCTCATATTTTTGAAAGTCACCATTTTTCATTCTTATAGATAAAATAGCTAACATATGATATATCTGGGCCGCACGAAGATCTGTATCCACATGTTTAACCAAATCTAGTAACCTTTTTCCTACTTCAAAAGCACGTTCATAATTTTCTAGCTTAATATTACAAGCGGCCTCATTATACGTTACTATTATTATTTTTTTATAATTCAGAATCTCGCTGTTATAAAGTCCCTTTCTAACATTACGATAATAACTCGATGCTTCTAGAAAATCTTCTTTTATATATAGATGTCTTGCCATATCTATATAATAAGTTAATTTATTATCATCTCTAGATGTTTTTAAATACAAATCATAATACTTTGATGTAACTGCTTGAGTATTCTCAAAATCTTTTTTATCTAAGTAAAAATTAAATAACATATGCATTAATTCAATAGCTAAATCATAATAATTATATTTTTCAGCTACCTCCAAATTATAGGATACATTAGTTTTGTAATCCTCATCCTTAGTAGCTATATTCTCATCATTTTTAACATTTGCCTTTAATATTGCAATATTTTCCTTAACTTGCTCAAATATATTTTCATTTAGATATCCGAGATCTATGTCTAGTTCCTTACTGATTAATTCTAATACCCAAGGCTCTGCTATAACCTTATTGTTTTCTATGCAACTCATTTTAGATACTGATATTTTGTCATCACATATCTCTTTTAATGTATATCCTTTATATATTCTACTTCTTTTTATTTTTTCTCCCGTTGATAATATTTTCATTGTCATCACCTATCCACAAATCATATAATTAATCTGTAAAATTCCCCATAAATAGTTTACTTTATTACTCCTAATCTTTTAAACAGCTCTACACCTTCATTTAAATAT
Encoded here:
- a CDS encoding helix-turn-helix domain-containing protein, which translates into the protein MKILSTGEKIKRSRIYKGYTLKEICDDKISVSKMSCIENNKVIAEPWVLELISKELDIDLGYLNENIFEQVKENIAILKANVKNDENIATKDEDYKTNVSYNLEVAEKYNYYDLAIELMHMLFNFYLDKKDFENTQAVTSKYYDLYLKTSRDDNKLTYYIDMARHLYIKEDFLEASSYYRNVRKGLYNSEILNYKKIIIVTYNEAACNIKLENYERAFEVGKRLLDLVKHVDTDLRAAQIYHMLAILSIRMKNGDFQKYEQKSYELYKDKLSYKAMAIFNYGSTMFDCNMKEKAIDYISQGLSVYPRDDKVGLVEFMLNCVEELIKNDVVELAQNISDEVLNYAINLDDIKFIEKSYYYKAIILDRQGSSSSAEMYMNLSLDSLLKFGNKKDIYARYLEMGSMYHKLSNVADSIKYFSLALQLEKRM